From a region of the Nerophis lumbriciformis linkage group LG06, RoL_Nlum_v2.1, whole genome shotgun sequence genome:
- the LOC133608861 gene encoding cAMP-regulated phosphoprotein 19-like gives MSDGNEDVQTSEETLGEEQEVQDKMINPEKAEEAKLKARYPNLGNKPGGSDLLRKRLQKGQKYFDSGDYNMAKAKIKNKQLPTAAPEKTEITGDHIPTPQDLPQRKPSLVASKLAG, from the exons ATGTCGGACGGAAACGAAGACGTTCAGACGTCCGAAGAGACGCTGGGGGAAGAGCAG GAGGTTCAGGACAAAATGATCAATCCAGAGAAAGCAGAGGAGGCCAAACTGAAGGCCAGATATCCAAACTTGGGGAATAAACCCGGCGGCTCTGATCTGCTACGTAAACGCCTTCAGAAGGGG CAAAAGTACTTTGATTCGGGCGATTACAACATGGCCAAAGCCAAGATAAAGAACAAGCAGTTACCAACAGCGGCGCCGGAGAAGACCGAGATTACAGGCGACCATATCCCCACCCCCCAGGACCTGCCTCAGAGGAAACCCTCCCTGGTGGCCAGCAAACTGGCTGGCTGA